From Geitlerinema sp. PCC 9228, one genomic window encodes:
- a CDS encoding S9 family peptidase, translating to MEREEQNLPPIIPRETLFGNPEKASPQLSPDGRQLAYLAPDENNVLQVWLQTPGDESDKQLTQDKKRGIRAYFWTYDGEQLIYLQDADGDENFHLYSVNIYKNIVRDLTPFQGVKAQPIDIDPNFPNEILVGLNLNNPQKFDVYRIDLQTGAVTFDTDNPGNIIAWTADAQFQVRAAIAATPDGGYDLLYREKSDADWETWRHWDAEDEGSVVDFSADNQTMYVIASHDANAERLLAVDVQTREETVIASDEQYDVGGVLIHPTTRVLQAVSFYRDRLEWQVLDNSIAQDFEILQNFHRGELSVGSRDLEDRTWLVSYRRDNGPVSYYRYDRSTQKLTFLFTNKPQLQELPLAPMNSISFPSRDGLTIHGYLTLPVGGETPLPAVLLVHGGPWARDTWGFDPVVQWLANRGYAVLQVNFRGSTGYGKDFLNAGNREWGAKMHDDLIDAVQWLIQEGIADGNKIAIMGGSYGGYATLAGLTFTPETFACGVDIVGPSNLITLMESIPPYWKPMMAMFSHRVGDLESEPEFLKARSPLFYADQIQKPLLIGQGANDPRVKQAESEQIVEAMKKAGKPVEYVVYTDEGHGFARPENRLHFYAIAEEFLSKYLGGQSEPASEVEGHSGVVSRY from the coding sequence ATGGAACGCGAAGAGCAAAATTTACCGCCAATTATTCCGCGAGAGACGCTGTTTGGCAATCCGGAAAAAGCCAGCCCCCAACTTTCGCCGGATGGGAGACAATTGGCTTACCTTGCCCCAGATGAGAACAACGTGTTGCAAGTCTGGCTGCAAACCCCTGGCGACGAAAGCGACAAGCAACTGACTCAGGATAAAAAACGCGGCATTCGTGCTTATTTTTGGACCTACGATGGGGAACAGTTAATTTACCTGCAAGATGCGGATGGCGATGAGAACTTTCACCTGTATTCGGTGAATATCTATAAAAACATCGTTCGGGATTTAACGCCGTTTCAGGGGGTGAAGGCGCAACCCATCGATATCGATCCCAATTTTCCCAATGAAATTTTGGTGGGGTTGAATTTGAACAATCCCCAAAAGTTTGATGTGTATCGCATCGACTTGCAAACGGGGGCAGTGACCTTCGATACGGATAACCCTGGCAATATTATAGCTTGGACGGCGGACGCGCAGTTTCAAGTTCGAGCAGCGATCGCGGCAACTCCTGACGGTGGCTACGATTTGCTTTACCGGGAGAAATCAGATGCCGATTGGGAAACTTGGCGTCACTGGGATGCAGAAGACGAAGGTTCGGTGGTGGATTTCTCTGCCGACAACCAGACCATGTATGTGATTGCCAGCCACGATGCCAATGCGGAACGGTTGCTGGCGGTGGATGTGCAAACCCGCGAGGAAACGGTTATCGCTTCTGACGAACAGTACGATGTGGGTGGGGTGTTAATTCATCCCACAACGCGGGTTTTGCAGGCGGTTTCTTTTTATCGCGATCGCTTGGAATGGCAGGTATTAGATAATAGTATCGCGCAAGATTTTGAAATTTTGCAAAATTTCCATCGCGGGGAGTTGAGTGTGGGTAGCCGCGATTTGGAAGATCGTACTTGGTTGGTTTCCTATCGCAGGGATAACGGACCAGTTTCTTACTACCGATACGACCGCAGCACTCAGAAACTCACATTCCTGTTTACCAACAAACCCCAATTACAGGAATTGCCCCTGGCACCGATGAACTCGATTTCATTTCCATCCCGGGATGGGTTGACCATTCACGGTTACCTCACATTGCCCGTTGGCGGCGAAACTCCGTTGCCGGCGGTGTTGCTGGTTCACGGTGGACCCTGGGCGCGGGATACCTGGGGCTTCGACCCGGTGGTGCAGTGGTTGGCGAATCGCGGTTATGCGGTGTTGCAGGTAAACTTCCGGGGGTCTACTGGCTACGGTAAGGACTTTCTCAATGCCGGCAATCGGGAATGGGGTGCCAAAATGCACGACGACCTGATTGATGCGGTACAGTGGCTGATTCAAGAGGGCATTGCCGATGGCAATAAGATTGCTATTATGGGCGGTTCCTACGGCGGTTATGCGACGCTGGCGGGATTGACGTTTACGCCAGAGACGTTTGCCTGTGGGGTGGATATTGTTGGACCCAGCAATTTGATTACGCTGATGGAAAGCATTCCGCCCTATTGGAAGCCGATGATGGCGATGTTCTCCCATCGGGTGGGAGATTTGGAATCGGAACCGGAGTTTTTGAAAGCGCGATCGCCCTTATTTTACGCAGACCAAATTCAAAAGCCCTTACTTATCGGTCAAGGTGCCAACGACCCTAGGGTTAAACAAGCGGAAAGCGAGCAAATTGTGGAAGCGATGAAGAAAGCCGGGAAGCCGGTGGAGTATGTGGTTTATACGGATGAGGGGCATGGTTTTGCTCGTCCGGAAAATCGCTTGCATTTTTACGCGATCGCTGAAGAATTCTTGTCTAAATATCTAGGCGGTCAGTCGGAACCCGCTAGCGAAGTGGAAGGTCATTCTGGCGTCGTTAGCCGTTATTAG
- a CDS encoding Uma2 family endonuclease produces MVVTKQQFNSFEEYLAYADNSEQFYELFNGWLVEVPPESGLNVEIATFLLLKFAALLEYRRVRGQGLELEVRGEPRNRYPDLTIIREEHIQQLSQRNTIRLSMAPPLLVVEVVCPGEVQREQDYVAKRFQYGDCGIPEYWIVDPQRQTILVLALQGGNYREVGWFSGDDFVVSPGFRELNLQVSEVLAREISSEEGD; encoded by the coding sequence ATGGTGGTTACGAAACAGCAATTTAACAGTTTTGAAGAATATTTAGCGTACGCGGATAATTCCGAACAATTCTACGAACTATTTAACGGTTGGTTGGTGGAAGTGCCTCCAGAATCTGGTTTGAATGTTGAAATTGCTACATTTTTGCTGCTGAAATTTGCTGCTTTGTTAGAATATCGTCGGGTACGAGGTCAGGGATTGGAGTTGGAAGTGAGAGGGGAACCTAGAAATCGCTATCCCGATTTGACAATTATCCGAGAAGAACATATCCAGCAGCTATCCCAACGAAATACCATTCGCCTTTCTATGGCACCTCCTTTATTGGTGGTGGAAGTGGTTTGCCCTGGTGAGGTACAAAGGGAACAAGATTACGTTGCCAAAAGGTTTCAGTATGGGGATTGTGGGATTCCGGAGTATTGGATTGTGGATCCGCAAAGGCAGACGATTCTGGTTTTGGCGTTGCAAGGAGGAAATTATCGAGAGGTTGGTTGGTTTTCTGGTGATGATTTTGTGGTTTCGCCTGGTTTTCGAGAGTTAAATTTACAGGTTTCTGAGGTTCTTGCGAGGGAAATTTCTAGCGAAGAGGGGGATTAG